The DNA region ATCCAGAGTTTAGAATCGATCACACAAAATGAAAGTCGCCGCAAAGTAACTATTCGCGCCAAAACCGTTATTTTAGCAGCCGGCGCCATCGGCACACCCGCCATACTGCTCAGATCGCCGACGGTGCCTGATCCCTACCGCAGGACGGGTAAGAGAACATTTCTTCATCCCACACTATTTTCCTTCGGACGCATGCCAGACGAAGTAAATCCTTACCATGGAGCACCACAGTCAGCATACAGCGATCATTTTCAATGGCAGCAGGGTATCGACGGACCGTTAGGATTCAAATTAGAAGCGGTACCACTTCAACCTGCCTTTGCCTCGGTGCTCATACGCGGATTTGGACCGGCCTATAAAAATCGCCTCACCGACTTGCGTTACACGTCTGGTTTTTTGGCTTTGTTACGTGATGGATTTCATCCCGAAAGCCAGGGCGGAAGCATCGAAATGCTCTCTGATGGTAGTCCCACGGTCGACTATCCTATTAACGACTACATCCTGGCTGGCGCCAAGCGTGCGATGCTGAAGATGGCCGAAGTCTTTTTTGCTGCAGGTGCTAAATCGGTCCACATTGGGCACTTTCAATCCGGTGATTATTCGTCGTGGCATGAGGCCCAGAATGCGATCAACGCGCTAGCTTTTGAACCCCTATTACTACGCGTTGGATCAGCGCACGTGATGGGTGGATCGGCAATGGGACCTGATCCCACAGTAGCAGTCGTAAACGAGGCCGGCCGCCATCATCATGTCGAAAACCTTTACGTCTTTGATGGCTCGATCTTCCCAACCAGTGTTGGAGCCAACCCTCAACTCAGCATTTATGGTCTGACAGCTAAATTAGCGCATCAGATGATAGGTGACGGCAAGATCTACATAGAACGCACGCCTTAACTGGGATCTACTGCTTATTCGTTAGGCTTTTCCCTATCTTTGCGGCGCACATAGATCGTTTTTACAACCTCAGCCACCACGTCGCCGCTCTCATCAACGACGTTTATTTCAAAAGTGGGCTCAGTCTTAGACGATGTGTCCGCAGCCTGCTTAATGGTCGCAAGCTCCGCGTCCGACAGACGAAACTGCGCCGTCACACGACCTTTACCTGGCTTTTTAAAGCGAATACTAGCCGCCTTATCCCAGACTATGTAGTCACGCCCCAGGTTCTCCATCACCATCAGCATAAAGAACGGGTCCGTCATCGCGTAGAGCGAGCCACCAAAGTGGACACCAACATAGTTTCTATTCCAAAACCGTAGCGCCATCTCGACATCAA from Deltaproteobacteria bacterium includes:
- a CDS encoding GMC family oxidoreductase, whose translation is MKLPDPYKDESAKTWRIHDAARFTEDRQFEADVVIVGTGAGGGTAAEIFSRAGKTVIMVEMGALNTSSKFNLDEMESYATLYQDGMTRLSLDGSISILQGRTVGGSTVVNWTSSFRTPEQTLSHWQKQWNIREHTAANLSSWFELMEQRLGIAPWPSPNANNQTLLKGCEKLGIRAELIPRNVRGCWNLGYCGLGCPTNAKQSMLVSTIPAALRSGATLIHNLQVSHLNAAGGKIQSLESITQNESRRKVTIRAKTVILAAGAIGTPAILLRSPTVPDPYRRTGKRTFLHPTLFSFGRMPDEVNPYHGAPQSAYSDHFQWQQGIDGPLGFKLEAVPLQPAFASVLIRGFGPAYKNRLTDLRYTSGFLALLRDGFHPESQGGSIEMLSDGSPTVDYPINDYILAGAKRAMLKMAEVFFAAGAKSVHIGHFQSGDYSSWHEAQNAINALAFEPLLLRVGSAHVMGGSAMGPDPTVAVVNEAGRHHHVENLYVFDGSIFPTSVGANPQLSIYGLTAKLAHQMIGDGKIYIERTP
- a CDS encoding DUF4442 domain-containing protein, whose protein sequence is MSGLSSWAVVRIIAVKKSSLIRLINYWPPYLGSGIKVRHISKDMRSIDVEMALRFWNRNYVGVHFGGSLYAMTDPFFMLMVMENLGRDYIVWDKAASIRFKKPGKGRVTAQFRLSDAELATIKQAADTSSKTEPTFEINVVDESGDVVAEVVKTIYVRRKDREKPNE